The following proteins come from a genomic window of Rutidosis leptorrhynchoides isolate AG116_Rl617_1_P2 chromosome 10, CSIRO_AGI_Rlap_v1, whole genome shotgun sequence:
- the LOC139870541 gene encoding probable DNA-directed RNA polymerase, translated as MEKKTTLESWVQNEVDRDSSSKKDPDTKVRLSQFWNEFYSSAELLVGSLEEKKTSHRKYTDFKQIEEMTIQFDEQSLHKSTTNILNILIDENRESAKFYIFNKLNKENEEDRALLSELSQFTLEGLIVHVLCVLFRSSDVNIMVRVATLIEQLEGHVRSHINIVKQRRLAKEIAKVNIAPEDIEEFKESISVSISKKISNKKMYPIGSALVEFMIESGLITIECNSTSDVAKKGKSHYTPKAGYVICNFDISLLPIKLNLPMVHPPIDWSSSSAKSDAVTLSDLKGGYLSQPTSEMYGRYSLLTSTNVHNFYLELYNQEKICNIMNTLQNQPFQINSEFLQYIIDNEKTFVKHRLLAPRFIAYMNMRDSTGKLRSLYMKNDFIKSKYSYNELLLILQKDMQKARYEHLIFNLASAFKGFQFYLPAFLDFWGRIYRCGVLHFHERDLSRSLVEFAVNEPSDIEQSSICKDIALASTSFHFRTLKSVNVVSYLSSSIETELEKYNVFPSKMKPNSMDEEKASVYVQLSTLAKHPFQFLSGYLSIRHDQWSSISCIPITQDTYASAYQIMSYLLLDENIAKSTNLFPSNDGEIKDIYLDILEALKSYISDKKKYTLDENDELSLVEDHEFSSTINKLLDRKIVKSIFMPIIYGKTVISTTQDIKKSILSQFLSHKE; from the exons ATGGAAAAAAAAACAACCCTAGAAAGTTGGGTTCAAAATGAGGTTGATCGCGATTCTTCATCTAAGAAAGACCCGGATACTAAGGTTCGTCTTTCACAGTTCTGGAATGAATTTTATAGTTCTGCGGAGTTGCTAGTTGGTTCATTAGAAGAGAAGAAGACCTCTCATAGAAAATACACAGATTTc AAGCAGATCGAAGAGATGACAATACAATTTGACGAGCAATCCCTTCATAAGTCTACTACAAATATCCTAAATATCCTCATTGATGAAAATAGAGAAAGtgctaaattttatatttttaataagcttaacAAGGAGAATGAGGAGGATCGCGCCTTGCTTAGTGAATTAAGTCAGTTCACGTTGGAGGGACTGATTGTTCATGTTCTTTGTGTGCTATTTCGCTCTTCCGATGTCAATATAATGGTTCGTGTTGCTACCCTGATTGAGCAACTGGAAGGACATGTTCGATCTCATATCAATATAGTAAAACAACGAAGGTTGGCGAAAGAGATTGCTAAAGTTAATATAGCACCAGAAGACATAGAAGAATTTAAGGAGTCAATCTCCGTCAGTATCAGTAAAAAAATATCAAATAAGAAGATGTACCCCATAGGTAGTGCTTTGGTAGAGTTTATGATAGAAAGTGGACTGATTACGATAGAGTGTAACAGCACAAGTGATGTAGCTAAGAAAGGCAAATCCCATTATACTCCTAAAGCCGGTTATGTTATTTGTAACTTTGATATTTCGTTATTACCGATCAAGCTCAACTTGCCAATGGTACATCCTCCAATAGACTGGAGCAGTTCTAGTGCTAAATCTGATGCTGTGACTCTGTCAGATCTCAAGGGTGGTTACCTAAGTCAACCTACCAGTGAAATGTATGGCCGTTACAGTCTTTTAACTTCTACTAACGTCCACAATTTCTATCTTGAGCTCTATAATCAAGAAAAAATATGCAATATTATGAATACTCTCCAGAATCAGCCATTTCAAATCAATTCTGAATTTCTTCAATATATAATTGATAACGAAAAGACCTTTGTCAAACATAGATTGCTTGCCCCTAGGTTTATAGCCTATATGAATATGAGGGATAGCACAGGCAAACTTCGTTCATTATACATGAAAAATGACTTTATTAAATCCAAATATTCATATAATGAGTTATTACTCATTTTACAAAAAGACATGCAGAAGGCTCGTTATGAGCATCTGATTTTTAATTTGGCGTCTGCTTTTAAGGGTTTTCAATTTTATTTACCAGCCTTTTTGGATTTCTGGGGTCGAATCTATCGCTGTGGTGTATTACATTTTCATGAAAGGGATCTTTCCCGAAGCCTGGTAGAATTTGCTGTGAATGAGCCATCTGATATAGAACAATCAAGTATATGTAAAGATATAGCACTAGCTTCTACAAGCTTCCATTTTCGTACCCTCAAGTCTGTAAATGTCGTATCCTATTTATCTTCTTCAATAGAAACCGAACTCGAAAAGTACAATGTTTTCCCCTCTAAAATGAAACCTAATTCAATGGATGAGGAAAAAGCAAGTGTTTATGTACAGTTATCAACTCTTGCTAAACATCCTTTTCAGTTTTTATCTGGTTATCTATCTATCAGACATGATCAATGGAGTTCTATAAGTTGCATTCCAATTACCCAAGACACATATGCCAGTGCGTATCAAATAATGTCTTACTTATTACTAGATGAAAATATCGCTAAGTCTACTAATCTCTTTCCCTCCAATGATGGGGAAATCAAAGATATTTATCTGGATATCCTAGAAGCACTTAAATCTTATATTTCTGATAAGAAGAAATACACATTGGATGAGAACGATGAATTATCACTGGTTGAGGACCACGAATTCTCCTCGACAATTAACAAGCTTTTAGATCGAAAGATAGTGAAAAGCATCTTCATGCCAATAATCTATGGTAAGACGGTTATTAGCACTACCCAAGATATAAAGAAGAGTATTCTCTCTCAATTCCTTAGTCATAAAGAGTGA